One segment of Salvia splendens isolate huo1 chromosome 20, SspV2, whole genome shotgun sequence DNA contains the following:
- the LOC121781477 gene encoding auxin-induced protein X10A-like, translating into MTTKIVRLKQVVTRWKSKSARTNIAYSSSDSDSDEPAAPNRRTPSGYVAVYVGLERLRFVIPTRFLNLPVFVALLGQAEEEFGYPPTGALTLPCESAFFSTILRLLDKDEEKFCALTVHEFAQFASESCNWSSYK; encoded by the coding sequence ATGACCACCAAAATTGTGAGGCTCAAGCAAGTCGTCACCCGCTGGAAATCCAAGAGCGCGAGGACCAACATTGCCTACTCCTCATCCGACTCCGATTCCGACGAACCGGCGGCTCCGAACCGCCGCACTCCCTCCGGCTACGTCGCGGTATACGTCGGCCTGGAGCGCCTCCGGTTCGTAATCCCTACCCGGTTCCTCAACCTCCCGGTCTTCGTCGCCCTCCTCGGCCAGGCCGAGGAGGAATTCGGCTACCCGCCCACCGGCGCCCTCACTCTCCCCTGCGAATCCGCCTTCTTCTCAACTATCCTCCGCCTCCTCGACAAGGACGAGGAGAAGTTCTGCGCCCTAACCGTCCACGAATTCGCTCAATTCGCCTCCGAATCGTGCAATTGGTCATCCTACAAATGA
- the LOC121781476 gene encoding uncharacterized protein LOC121781476, giving the protein MKKKKPTKADLKLPNHCSEIIQKDRAVKQRDPGQFIIRCSIGEGKVDKSLCDLGASINIMPLKYYEKLNIGPLKKTSDVIIMLVDNSEIKIVGMIEDVLVKVEDFIFPANFIIIDMKVDKNVHLILGRDFLATCKALIDVGRGEITISDNYSHSTYKIESEMLKYEEAQQTKM; this is encoded by the coding sequence atgaagaagaagaagcctacGAAGGCAGACCTTAAGTTGCCTAACCACTGCAGCGAGATCATCCAAAAGGACAGGGCCGTGAAGCAAAGAGATCCCGGTCAGTTCATCATTAGGTGCTCAATTGGAGAGGGCAAGGTAGACAAGTCCCTTTGCGATCTAGGAGCAAGCATAAACATCATGCCACTGAAATACTATGAGAAGCTCAACATCGGACCGCTAAAAAAGACGTCGGATGTGATCATAATGTTGGTCGACAATTCGGAAATCAAAATAGTGGGTATGATTGAAGATGTCTTGGTAAAGGTAGAAGATTTTATCTTCCCTGCCAACTTCATTATTATTGATATGAAAGTAGATAAAAATGTACATCTAATCTTAGGCAGAGATTTTCTAGCCACATGCAAAGCTCTTATTGATGTAGGTAGAGGCGAGATCACAATCAGTGACAACTACAGTCACTCCACCTACAAAATAGAGAGCGAAATGCTTAAGTATGAAGAGGCGCAACAAACCAAGATGTAG